Proteins encoded by one window of Lactobacillus sp. ESL0684:
- a CDS encoding beta-ketoacyl-ACP synthase III, which produces MGLKIKQTAHYVPAKVVTNDDLTQLMDTSDDWIVSRTGIKQRHIATTEQTSDLAAKVAKLLLTKANCSADQLDFIIVATMSPDYQTPATAAIVQGKIGAENAFAFDINAACSGFIYAISIADKLLTHYQRGLVIGAEVLSKLVDWQERSTAVLFGDGAGGVLVENDSDNLVAEDLATFGDSGSQLTAGYQAVNSAFTQDKTAIHQKYFEMDGRGVYHFATHEVPTSIVRVLAKANWQPDEVKWYLLHQANGRILTSIARHLHQDEQKFLQNVACFGNTSAASIPILLDEAVSDKRIKRGQKLILSGFGGGLTVGSIAIIY; this is translated from the coding sequence ATGGGCCTAAAGATTAAACAAACGGCGCATTATGTACCTGCCAAGGTAGTCACTAATGATGATTTAACACAGTTAATGGATACGTCGGATGACTGGATTGTTAGCCGTACTGGAATTAAGCAGCGCCACATTGCTACAACTGAACAAACTTCTGATTTAGCCGCAAAAGTTGCTAAACTGCTGTTAACAAAAGCAAATTGTTCGGCAGATCAGCTTGATTTTATTATCGTGGCAACTATGTCGCCAGATTATCAGACGCCTGCAACTGCTGCGATTGTCCAAGGAAAAATTGGTGCAGAAAATGCATTTGCTTTTGATATTAATGCAGCTTGTTCAGGTTTCATTTATGCCATATCGATTGCTGATAAATTGCTTACCCATTATCAACGTGGCTTGGTAATTGGCGCAGAAGTTCTGTCAAAATTAGTTGATTGGCAAGAACGCTCGACTGCAGTCTTGTTTGGTGATGGCGCTGGCGGAGTTTTAGTTGAAAATGACAGTGACAATTTGGTGGCGGAAGATTTAGCTACTTTTGGTGATAGTGGAAGTCAATTAACGGCAGGTTATCAAGCGGTTAATTCGGCTTTTACTCAAGATAAAACTGCGATACATCAAAAGTATTTTGAAATGGATGGTCGCGGCGTTTATCATTTCGCGACTCATGAAGTTCCAACCTCGATTGTGCGAGTTTTGGCTAAAGCCAATTGGCAACCCGATGAGGTTAAGTGGTACTTATTGCACCAAGCAAATGGTCGTATTTTAACCTCGATTGCGCGGCACTTGCATCAAGATGAACAAAAATTTTTGCAAAATGTTGCCTGCTTTGGTAATACCTCAGCAGCCAGCATTCCCATTCTGCTAGATGAAGCAGTTAGTGATAAGCGAATTAAACGCGGCCAGAAACTGATTTTAAGTGGCTTTGGCGGCGGACTGACAGTTGGCAGTATCGCAATTATTTATTAG
- a CDS encoding MarR family transcriptional regulator, whose protein sequence is MEADLKKINDLLTTVYNDIMHVEEKELRKSEFKDISIKEVHAIAAITMYDHKTSSQLAKDLMITAGSVTTTINNLVRKGYVIRIYGEDDRRVVRLGLTHRGRLVYRAQDSFHRYMVKKFVAGFNDEQVEIIEHALLNLRAFLEFPPHFESKENKKNGPKD, encoded by the coding sequence ATGGAAGCGGATCTGAAGAAGATTAATGATTTATTAACCACGGTTTACAACGATATCATGCACGTTGAAGAAAAAGAATTGCGGAAAAGTGAATTTAAAGATATTTCAATTAAAGAAGTTCACGCGATTGCTGCAATTACAATGTATGATCATAAGACCAGTTCGCAGCTTGCTAAAGATCTAATGATTACAGCTGGCTCGGTGACGACTACGATTAATAATTTAGTACGCAAAGGCTATGTGATCCGAATTTATGGTGAAGATGATCGCCGCGTAGTGCGGTTAGGTTTAACTCACCGTGGCCGATTAGTCTATCGTGCCCAAGATTCATTTCATCGTTACATGGTTAAAAAATTTGTGGCTGGCTTTAACGATGAGCAGGTTGAAATAATTGAGCATGCTTTGTTAAATTTAAGAGCTTTTTTGGAATTTCCACCACATTTTGAAAGTAAGGAAAATAAAAAGAATGGGCCTAAAGATTAA
- a CDS encoding biotin--[acetyl-CoA-carboxylase] ligase — protein sequence MKHEHNLVKEQQLQKLLANLPITLTWYKRISSTNTSAKQIADRISDPGFMLIGSDEQTAGYGKKDRKFISSAGGVYLSLICPIDNLSRHNQGLLTTGIAWCLHEAILELFHLDTEIKWVNDLLFKQKKIAGILVEQVKPQLAVIGIGCNLHQATPDLELANAANLLVNPPTDALFCQFVNNLIQKIVQILPNFAEGKFLTDYKKRLTMLGHDITVQIGHKKLTGRAIDLDQNANLILQIGATHYTLNSGEVTKVRPN from the coding sequence ATGAAACATGAACACAATCTTGTTAAAGAACAACAGTTACAAAAATTGCTGGCTAACTTGCCAATTACTCTGACTTGGTACAAGCGAATTTCGTCAACCAATACTTCTGCTAAACAAATTGCTGATAGAATATCTGACCCTGGTTTCATGTTAATAGGCAGCGATGAGCAAACGGCCGGTTATGGTAAAAAGGATCGCAAGTTTATTTCTAGCGCAGGAGGAGTCTATCTCTCACTAATCTGTCCAATTGATAACTTATCCAGACACAATCAAGGTCTGTTAACGACCGGGATTGCTTGGTGCTTGCATGAAGCTATCTTAGAACTATTTCACTTAGATACTGAGATTAAGTGGGTAAACGATTTATTATTTAAGCAAAAAAAGATAGCCGGTATTTTAGTTGAACAGGTAAAACCCCAGTTAGCAGTCATCGGAATTGGTTGTAATTTACATCAAGCAACTCCAGACCTTGAGTTAGCTAATGCTGCTAATTTACTAGTAAATCCACCAACTGATGCCCTATTTTGCCAATTTGTTAATAATCTAATCCAAAAGATTGTGCAAATATTACCCAATTTTGCTGAAGGTAAGTTTTTGACAGATTATAAAAAACGACTAACTATGCTTGGCCATGATATAACCGTGCAAATAGGGCATAAAAAGTTAACCGGCCGCGCGATTGATCTTGACCAAAACGCTAATTTGATTTTACAAATTGGAGCAACCCACTATACTCTCAATAGCGGTGAAGTAACTAAAGTTAGACCAAATTAA